Proteins encoded together in one Gemmatimonadota bacterium DH-78 window:
- the pdxH gene encoding pyridoxamine 5'-phosphate oxidase: protein MTAPFDPSPSDDPIELFARWFREAEDAGLPLPESMALSTATADGVPSSRMVLLKAFGPEGFCFFTNYESRKSRELMANPRAALLFHWAVLERQVRIEGRVERVSDEESFAYYRTRDRGSRIGAWASRQSRPLPDREVLENRVAEFESRFPGDEVPLPPHWGGYRVVPERIELWQGRPSRLHDRCVFVRDGSAWRMERLYP from the coding sequence GTGACCGCTCCCTTCGATCCGAGCCCCTCCGACGATCCCATCGAGCTCTTCGCACGCTGGTTTCGCGAGGCCGAGGATGCCGGGCTGCCCCTCCCGGAGTCGATGGCTCTCTCGACCGCCACCGCCGACGGTGTACCGTCGAGTCGCATGGTGCTGCTGAAAGCCTTCGGGCCCGAGGGCTTCTGCTTCTTCACCAACTACGAGAGCCGCAAGTCGCGGGAGCTCATGGCCAATCCGCGTGCCGCCCTGCTCTTTCACTGGGCCGTTCTCGAGCGGCAGGTGCGGATCGAAGGGCGGGTGGAGCGGGTGAGCGACGAGGAGTCGTTCGCGTACTACCGCACGCGTGATCGGGGCAGCCGGATCGGCGCCTGGGCCTCGCGACAGAGTCGCCCGCTGCCGGACCGGGAGGTGCTCGAGAACCGGGTGGCGGAGTTCGAGAGCCGCTTTCCGGGAGACGAGGTGCCGCTGCCCCCGCACTGGGGCGGCTACCGCGTGGTCCCCGAGCGCATCGAGCTCTGGCAGGGCCGTCCGAGCCGGCTCCACGACCGGTGCGTGTTCGTGCGCGACGGCTCGGCGTGGCGCATGGAGCGGCTCTACCCCTGA